GTAACATATAGCACTGCACCAAAAATCAAGTTAACAAATTTGATATACACATTGAGAAACAAAAATGACATATTAGGATATGAATACTACCACTACTATTCCTATCcgaatttatcttttttatatctcattGCATGAGTTAAGTTTGGACCTAAACTTTTGTACAGTgctatatatgatatatgaatgttgccatttttttctattttcataactatttaaatgGTTTGCAGACAAATGATGGGAGCCATGTTTGGATAATAGGTTTGGGATATGATTTCCCATCCTTGAAAGGATAAGTTTCAATTTTAGCTATCCATTCTTCTCACTCCATTTCATCATGTTCCTCCATTCATTTCCATTTTCCAATCCCACCTCTCGTAactcattatccaaacacacccttaaggtttaaaacagtttccccgTTAAAGCCGTATGCAGAGAATTTTGATGATGACACAAGAAACCCACTTCCCGGATTGCGCACATATCCCAACTTGATCCACTTGTGCTAAAACTAAAAATGTGAACCTTACCTATCCAGCCCGGCGGCAGTATGAAGCTGAGATGATTGGCTAATTACTCGATTGTTAAAGCTTGAAAACTGCAATTGTTGATACGTCATTAGGCACATAAGTGATCAGAGTGGAATTCTACACATTGTGCACTCGAGCACTTGTAAAATTGATGGTCGAAATGGTGAACTGAACCTATTCTTTAATCCAATCAACAAGTAGTAGTCAAGAACAAACTACAAAGATCAAACAGAAACAGCTCCTGGTTGATGGAGCAGCAGCATCTGGAGCAGCATCTCGTTCCACACGTCGATGGGTCCAGGGAGGCACCAGTGCACGCAGTCGTTGTACAGCGTCACCTTCTCGTGCGCCCAGTGCCCGTATCTGCTCGGGTGCCCGtccggccggagcaccatcgccgccgtcgtgtcCATCAGCAGCAgcctcgccgcgctccgcccgctcgccatggccgccctcCTGAACTCCTCCACCTGCGCCGTGTGGAAGTCGAGGTCCAGCCCGGACATCCGCGTCTCGTTCGCCGTGGACGGCCGCGTGCGCCGGCAGTCGCCGCCCTTGTTCCACTCCCCGCCCTCGAAGTGCGACGTCGGCGACAGCGTGCGAACGATCGCCGTGCCGTTgaacacgccggcgccgccggcgccggcggcgagcgcgcgcagCGCGGTGCGGAACGCGGCGCGGAGGGAGTAGCGGAGCGTGAGGTCGGGGACGCCCGGGACGAGGCAGTAGTGGCAGCCGACGAGGCGGCCGCGCTCGTGGAACATGGACGGGCGGGTGAACCAGTTCGccgcggagacgacggcgtaGTCGAAGCCCGCCACGGCGACCGCCCAGGCGGCGTCCGGCTCGTCGAGGTAGAGGTCCCACAGCCCTCCGGCGGCGGGGTCCGACGACTGGTTCGCCGTCACGAGGTACGGCGACCAGAAGACGGCGATGGTGAAGTTGTGGGACCCGTAGTGCATCGTCCTGAACCCCGGATCCGTCGTCTTCGACACGTCCTTCGGGTACTCcaccttcaaaaaaaaaaaacatcacaattTAATTTTAAGCGGATTCATCCTGTACTTTGTGCAAAAGGATCGAAATTTTAACGCACATTAATCCTGTACTATGTACAAAATATCACCATTCGTACACGGATTCATCCTGTACTTTGTATACAAAAGATCACAATTTACGCGGATTAATTAATCCTGTACTTTGTGCGAAAAGATTACATTTCTTTTCGCGGATTGATCCTGATGAAAAAatatgtaagaaaaaaaaatgtagtacCAAAATATTTTGGTTACCTTGGAGAGGAGGCACATGAGCGACTGCATATGGTTCCTGGCGAGCGAGTCTCCGACGAACGCCATCGACTTGCCTCTGACGAGCTCCAAGAACGCCGCCGCGTCGAACCGCGGGAGCTCGCAGCgctccggccgccaccgccaccggaggAACCCGAGGTCGGGCCTCCCGTACTTCATGCAGTTCTGGTGCTCCTGGATCAACGGGCAGCTCTCGTTCGTGTAgtacggcgccgcgccgccgccgtcgtcgggcaCCCACTCGCCGCGGAAGATGTCGCAGTCGCTCGGCACCCGCGCCACGGCGACGGCCGGTGGTGCGCGCCGCGCGCTCTCCGAGGAGTAACCGAACGGCAGCGACGCGAcgccgctgatggtgatagcCTCGTATCTTCCGAGGAAAGAAGGGCGTCCCGCCgccgtgaggaggaggaggacgacggcgacggcggcggcggcggcgagcgccgggAGCGGCGACACCGCTCTGGGCCTGACGACCTGAAGCTTCTTCTTCGTCATTGGCAACGTGTAATATCTATCTACAGAAGCTGCCAAGCTGCAGCAATGGCGATCGATTTGACTGCGTCGCAGGTGAGACGGCGAGTTCGATCGCTGCAGCTAATAAATATCTGACCTCGGGTGGTCACGTCGTCGTTGCACTTTGACCGCATTCGAGAATCCAGCGGACAAAAATTAAGTGCGTAGTAATacttaaaatgaaaaaaaaagttattagcacatgattaattaagttttatttattttaaatttaaaaagtaagttcatttagtatttagaaaagtttctatataaaatgTTTTCGTATCGACaataccgtttaacagtttgaataACGTGGTAACAAAAACTAAACTGTGGAGAACGGGATAGCCGTATGGTCGGGTATTATTATTCCAGGGGTTTGGAGGCAATGTCCGGTTGGGTTCATGTGACGGCGGTGTGTTCTACGGGGTTTAAGGCAAAAAGTGCTCGCTTTGGTCCTGTTTAATTAGCGATCAGCGTGTATGGATGAGTAGTACTTCAGATCGTTCACGTGACGGGCAAGTGGATGATGGTGTCAGTCCCATTCGATTTTGATAAGCGCTAGCTTTGGGGAACAGAATCAATCTGAGCAATCGATAAAAAAGAAGTTTTGAATTGAGAGGCACGGGGAGGCGAAGGAAACGCTCAGAATGCAAAGGGAAAACACGCCAAAATGGGCCGGAAGATGAGGGTGCCGGCCGTGCGCGTGCGGTTCGTTCTGCAGGAGGCCATGGATGGAGATGGCATCAGTGTGTCATGCAAAGCGGAATCGAGCACCTCCGCACAACCCTGATGATTCGAAGCACTTGTAAAGAGCATGTTTCACACCGGTTTAGCTTCAGCTGAAACCCAACCAAATAGTTTTAGCTCCAccgaaaataaaaataaagctGTGTGGAaagctctcacaaaataaactagagagatGAAGCTAGGTTTAATCTGTTTTGTAACTCCACTTTAAACCTAACTTctaaagttaaatttagaaattaAAAGTCTACCAAACAAATCTAAAGTCTCTGTGTGTGTAGTATTTTGAGAGAGAGTATATCAGTTCTAGCGTGCGAACCAACGCGCGGGAACAAAGGCAAGCCGCATGTCAAGTACGAGCATCATGCGTTTTtgctgttaaaaaaaaaggacatgaTTCATGCGTGGATTTGctgctcttttctttttttcggaTGAGCTATATCTGTGTCGCATGTTTTTTTGTGAAAACAGTCGGATCTCTGCCGTTGATGATTTGATGTACGGTGGATAAACGCTTGAGGGATGCAGCTTTCCTTTTTATCGTTATTAATcctttgactttttttattaGCATCGGATTTTTCCTA
The Oryza sativa Japonica Group chromosome 6, ASM3414082v1 DNA segment above includes these coding regions:
- the LOC4340733 gene encoding protein trichome birefringence-like 19 translates to MTKKKLQVVRPRAVSPLPALAAAAAVAVVLLLLTAAGRPSFLGRYEAITISGVASLPFGYSSESARRAPPAVAVARVPSDCDIFRGEWVPDDGGGAAPYYTNESCPLIQEHQNCMKYGRPDLGFLRWRWRPERCELPRFDAAAFLELVRGKSMAFVGDSLARNHMQSLMCLLSKVEYPKDVSKTTDPGFRTMHYGSHNFTIAVFWSPYLVTANQSSDPAAGGLWDLYLDEPDAAWAVAVAGFDYAVVSAANWFTRPSMFHERGRLVGCHYCLVPGVPDLTLRYSLRAAFRTALRALAAGAGGAGVFNGTAIVRTLSPTSHFEGGEWNKGGDCRRTRPSTANETRMSGLDLDFHTAQVEEFRRAAMASGRSAARLLLMDTTAAMVLRPDGHPSRYGHWAHEKVTLYNDCVHWCLPGPIDVWNEMLLQMLLLHQPGAVSV